A single Triticum dicoccoides isolate Atlit2015 ecotype Zavitan chromosome 2A, WEW_v2.0, whole genome shotgun sequence DNA region contains:
- the LOC119353662 gene encoding probable transcription factor At5g28040 has product MLPAGDGSSAAVAALSFTDADGDDYSEDGDFTGAPFLEPPDPSLPDPTSSSATALLPAGGSGGQASSGGERRPLFQRLWTEEDEIVILRGFAEFTAARGTAFASHQYDTDPFYEDMRRRLQLDFSKSQLVEKLRRLKRKYRNCVSRLRGSGAAFSFRSPHEQAIFEIARNIWRPTNKHGRDPSADSDDEEAVVAAAAVAATPVPANTSPNGEVKSPSGRQRRRRRSVESAAPSAPAAVPATILVQPPQPVQVQVPVSVPVKMDDSLPALPQAPMPVTVTMEGSEPLRFPVMSPQSGIVDVEKNFLTPMFKEMIHAVINMGSSPFGMKLPEPPHGLPMEGEKWRNQRILELEVYLKRIELLQDQVKATLEELKSSTPRT; this is encoded by the coding sequence ATGCTTCCCGCCGGCGACGGCtcgtccgccgccgtcgccgccctctcTTTCACCGATGCGGACGGCGACGACTACTCCGAGGACGGGGACTTCACCGGCGCCCCGTTCCTCGAACCTCCCGATCCGAGCCTCCCCgaccccacctcctcctccgccaccgcccTGCTCCCCGCGGGTGGAAGCGGCGGCCAGGCCTCGtcgggcggcgagcggcggcccCTCTTCCAGCGCCTCTGGACGGAGGAGGACGAGATCGTGATCCTCCGCGGGTTCGCGGAGTTCACCGCCGCCCGCGGCACGGCGTTCGCGTCGCACCAATACGACACGGACCCGTTCTACGAGGATATGCGCCGCCGCCTCCAGCTCGACTTCTCCAAGAGCCAGCTCGTCGAGAAGCTCCGCCGCCTGAAGCGCAAGTACCGCAACTGCGTCTCCCGCCTGCGCGGGTCCGGcgccgccttctccttccgctcCCCGCACGAGCAGGCCATTTTCGAGATCGCGCGCAACATCTGGCGCCCCACGAATAAGCACGGCCGGGATCCCTCGGCCGACTCCGACGACGAAGAAGCTGTGGTTGCCGCTGCGGCGGTGGCTGCCACACCTGTCCCTGCGAACACCAGCCCCAATGGGGAAGTCAAGTCCCCCTCAGGGCGGCAGCGCCGCCGTAGACGTTCGGTGGAATCAGCAGCTCCATCTGCCCCTGCAGCTGTCCCTGCCACCATTTTGGTGCAGCCCCCTCAGCCAGTGCAGGTGCAGGTACCCGTGTCAGTCCCTGTCAAGATGGATGACTCGCTACCAGCACTGCCCCAGGCTCCAATGCCTGTGACAGTGACCATGGAGGGTTCCGAGCCACTCAGGTTTCCAGTCATGTCACCTCAGTCAGGAATTGTCGATGTCGAGAAGAATTTTCTGACGCCTATGTTTAAGGAGATGATTCACGCAGTGATAAATATGGGATCCAGTCCGTTTGGTATGAAACTTCCTGAGCCGCCACACGGCTTGCCTATGGAAGGGGAGAAATGGAGAAATCAGCGAATCCTGGAGCTGGAAGTGTACTTGAAGCGGATCGAACTGCTGCAGGACCAGGTGAAGGCGACACTTGAGGAGCTCAAGTCCTCCACACCTAGGACTTGA